In Kitasatospora sp. NA04385, a single genomic region encodes these proteins:
- a CDS encoding UDP-N-acetylglucosamine 1-carboxyvinyltransferase, producing MPTTDTTRLDERAVRITGGQRLVGTATVQGSKNTALHLYAATILADDPLTLIGAPEILDTGVVADILHRTGTRATVTGDEFATRPADSYFPVIPDDLGRRIRTTAVLAAALLARSGKVTFPTPGGDAFCTRHIDRHLAAMEAAGADVEVTRGRVRARITGKSLPFITDADTRSWGPSLGATITAMLLAARIPGTSSVLNPSVEPEVTHTAALLSKAGVGIEWQGRTALHVTGTDRVRGGVFPVPPDRSEAATLALAAAITGGTVHLTGFPAAAFPDGLVSVFADAGIRLDPVDGGTTVSVPAGPRAVRTATGPHPGFPTDVQPQLTAFLTQAEGTSRIDERIYPQRDTHLPALAAFGAAVNACGPVITVRGRSALTAADVAGEDIRAATALVIAALVAEGTSTIRGMYHLRLGYGSLLPKLAALGADLTIDQEQP from the coding sequence GTGCCCACCACCGACACCACCAGGCTCGACGAGCGGGCCGTGCGGATCACCGGCGGTCAGCGCCTGGTCGGTACCGCCACCGTGCAGGGCAGCAAGAACACCGCCCTCCACCTGTACGCCGCCACGATCCTCGCCGACGATCCGCTGACCCTGATCGGCGCCCCGGAGATCCTGGACACCGGGGTGGTCGCCGACATCCTGCACCGCACCGGAACCAGGGCCACGGTGACCGGGGACGAGTTCGCCACCCGCCCGGCCGACTCCTACTTCCCGGTCATCCCCGACGACCTCGGACGGCGCATCCGCACCACCGCCGTGCTGGCCGCCGCCCTCCTGGCCCGCTCCGGCAAGGTCACCTTCCCGACTCCCGGCGGCGATGCCTTCTGCACCCGCCACATCGACCGGCACCTCGCGGCGATGGAGGCGGCCGGGGCTGACGTCGAAGTGACCCGGGGCCGGGTGCGGGCCCGCATCACCGGCAAGAGCCTGCCGTTCATCACCGATGCCGACACCCGTTCCTGGGGGCCGAGCCTCGGCGCGACGATCACCGCCATGCTGCTGGCCGCCCGCATCCCGGGGACCTCCTCGGTGCTCAACCCGAGCGTCGAACCCGAGGTCACCCACACCGCGGCCCTCCTGTCCAAGGCCGGCGTCGGCATCGAGTGGCAGGGCAGAACAGCTCTGCACGTGACCGGCACCGACCGCGTTCGGGGCGGGGTCTTCCCGGTACCTCCCGACCGGTCGGAGGCCGCCACCCTCGCCCTGGCCGCCGCGATCACCGGCGGTACCGTCCACTTGACCGGCTTCCCCGCCGCCGCGTTCCCCGACGGGCTGGTGTCCGTGTTCGCCGACGCCGGCATCCGGCTCGACCCGGTGGACGGCGGGACGACCGTCAGCGTCCCGGCCGGGCCGCGCGCGGTGCGGACGGCCACCGGCCCGCATCCCGGATTCCCGACGGACGTACAGCCGCAACTGACCGCCTTCCTGACCCAGGCCGAGGGCACCTCCCGGATCGACGAACGGATCTACCCGCAGCGCGACACCCACCTGCCCGCCCTCGCCGCGTTCGGTGCCGCCGTCAACGCGTGCGGCCCGGTGATCACCGTCCGGGGACGGTCGGCGCTGACGGCCGCCGACGTGGCCGGGGAGGACATCCGCGCGGCGACCGCGCTCGTGATCGCCGCCCTGGTGGCCGAGGGCACTTCCACGATCCGGGGGATGTACCACCTGCGGCTCGGGTACGGCAGCCTGCTGCCGAAGTTGGCGGCGCTCGGTGCCGACCTGACGATCGACCAGGAGCAGCCATGA
- the fdhD gene encoding formate dehydrogenase accessory sulfurtransferase FdhD, with the protein MARATERRRVVRLRGDERSARPDSLAAEEPLEIRIGGEALTVTMRTPGHDFDLVAGFLVGEGLVGATEELTALRYCAGTDADGANTYNVVDATVRGARPALSAHRNLLTTSACGLCGRDTVDAVRTRSRWDVAPDPLTVPAAVLYELPARLRAAQAAFDATGGLHAAGLFTADGALLCVREDVGRHNAVDKVIGWALREGRLPLTGHLLVVSGRASFELTQKAALAGLPLLAAVSAPSSLAVDLAEELGLTLVGFLRDRGANVYTRPDRIS; encoded by the coding sequence ATGGCGCGGGCGACGGAACGACGACGAGTGGTGCGGCTGCGCGGGGACGAGCGCTCCGCGCGGCCCGACAGCCTCGCGGCCGAGGAGCCGCTGGAGATCCGGATCGGCGGCGAGGCGCTGACCGTCACCATGCGCACGCCCGGCCACGACTTCGACCTGGTCGCCGGGTTCCTGGTCGGCGAGGGCCTGGTCGGCGCCACCGAGGAACTGACCGCGCTGCGCTACTGCGCCGGGACGGACGCGGACGGCGCCAACACCTACAACGTCGTCGACGCCACCGTCCGCGGCGCCCGCCCCGCGCTCTCCGCCCACCGCAACCTGCTCACCACCAGCGCGTGCGGCCTCTGCGGCCGCGACACCGTCGACGCCGTCCGCACCCGCTCCCGCTGGGACGTCGCCCCCGACCCGCTCACCGTGCCCGCGGCCGTCCTGTACGAACTCCCGGCCCGGCTGCGCGCCGCCCAGGCGGCCTTCGACGCCACCGGCGGGCTGCACGCCGCCGGGCTGTTCACCGCGGACGGCGCGCTGCTGTGCGTGCGCGAGGACGTCGGCCGCCACAACGCGGTCGACAAGGTGATCGGCTGGGCACTGCGCGAGGGCCGCCTCCCGCTGACCGGCCACCTGCTGGTGGTCTCCGGCCGCGCCTCCTTCGAACTCACCCAGAAGGCCGCCCTGGCCGGCCTCCCGCTGCTGGCCGCCGTCTCCGCCCCCTCCTCCCTCGCCGTCGACCTCGCCGAGGAACTCGGCCTCACCCTGGTCGGCTTCCTCCGCGACCGCGGCGCGAACGTCTACACCCGCCCCGACCGGATCTCCTAG
- the hutU gene encoding urocanate hydratase: MAEQTSGPREVRAARGSGLSAQGWQQEAALRMLMNNLDPEVAEHPSKLVVYGGTGKAARDWRSFDAMVRTLRGLKQDETMLVQSGRPVGVMQTHEWAPRVLIANSNLVGDWANWEEFRRLESLGLTMYGQMTAGSWIYIGTQGILQGTYETFAAVANKRFGGTLEGTITLTAGLGGMGGAQPLAVTMNGGVAICIDCDPSRIARRIEHRYLDVEASSLDHALQLAVEARDRRQPLSIGLLGNAADLLPQLLALDAPIDIVTDQTSAHDPLAYLPTGVAFEDMASYAAEKPAEFTTRARESMARHVAAMVGFQDRGAEVFDYGNSIRGEAQLAGYERAFAFPGFVPAYIRPLFCEGKGPFRWAALSGDPKDIHRTDRAVLDLFPENESLHRWITMAQEKVHFQGLPARICWLGYGERDKAGERFNDMVASGELSAPIVIGRDHLDCGSVASPYRETEAMLDGSDAIADWPLLNAMVNVASGASWVSIHHGGGVGIGRSIHAGQVTVADGTALAGEKIRRVLTNDPGMGVIRHVDAGYDRASEVAAERGVRVPMHEHGPVAER; this comes from the coding sequence ATGGCAGAGCAGACGAGCGGTCCGCGCGAGGTCCGCGCGGCGCGGGGGAGCGGGCTCAGTGCGCAGGGGTGGCAGCAGGAGGCGGCCCTGCGGATGCTGATGAACAACCTGGACCCGGAGGTCGCCGAGCACCCGTCGAAGCTGGTCGTCTACGGCGGCACGGGGAAGGCGGCCCGGGACTGGCGGTCCTTCGACGCGATGGTGCGGACCCTGCGGGGGCTCAAGCAGGACGAGACCATGCTGGTGCAGTCCGGGCGGCCGGTCGGCGTGATGCAGACCCACGAGTGGGCGCCGCGGGTGCTGATCGCCAACTCCAACCTGGTGGGGGACTGGGCGAACTGGGAGGAGTTCCGCCGGCTGGAGTCGCTCGGCCTCACCATGTACGGGCAGATGACCGCCGGTTCGTGGATCTACATCGGCACCCAGGGCATCCTCCAGGGCACCTACGAGACCTTCGCCGCCGTGGCGAACAAGAGGTTCGGCGGCACCCTGGAGGGCACGATCACCCTCACCGCGGGCCTCGGCGGCATGGGCGGCGCCCAGCCGCTGGCCGTCACCATGAACGGCGGCGTCGCGATCTGCATCGACTGCGACCCGTCCCGGATCGCCCGCCGGATCGAGCACCGCTACCTCGACGTCGAGGCGAGCAGCCTGGACCACGCGCTCCAGCTCGCCGTCGAGGCCCGCGACCGGCGGCAGCCGCTCTCCATCGGCCTGCTCGGCAACGCCGCCGACCTGCTGCCGCAACTGCTCGCGCTGGACGCCCCGATCGACATCGTCACCGACCAGACCAGCGCCCACGACCCGCTCGCCTACCTCCCCACCGGCGTCGCCTTCGAGGACATGGCCTCCTACGCGGCCGAGAAGCCCGCCGAGTTCACCACCCGGGCCCGCGAGTCGATGGCCCGGCACGTGGCGGCGATGGTCGGCTTCCAGGACCGCGGCGCGGAGGTCTTCGACTACGGCAACTCGATCCGCGGCGAGGCGCAACTCGCCGGGTACGAGCGGGCGTTCGCCTTCCCCGGGTTCGTCCCCGCGTACATCAGGCCGCTGTTCTGCGAAGGGAAGGGCCCGTTCCGCTGGGCCGCGCTCTCCGGCGACCCGAAGGACATCCACAGGACCGACCGGGCCGTGCTCGACCTGTTCCCGGAGAACGAGTCGCTGCACCGCTGGATCACCATGGCCCAGGAGAAGGTGCACTTCCAGGGCCTGCCCGCGCGGATCTGCTGGCTCGGCTACGGCGAGCGCGACAAGGCCGGCGAGCGGTTCAACGACATGGTGGCCTCCGGCGAGCTGTCCGCGCCGATCGTCATCGGCCGCGACCACCTCGACTGCGGCTCGGTCGCCTCCCCCTACCGGGAGACCGAGGCGATGCTCGACGGCTCCGACGCGATCGCCGACTGGCCGCTGCTCAACGCCATGGTCAACGTGGCCTCCGGCGCGTCCTGGGTCTCCATCCACCACGGCGGCGGCGTCGGCATCGGCCGCTCGATCCACGCCGGGCAGGTCACCGTCGCCGACGGCACCGCGCTGGCCGGCGAGAAGATCCGCCGGGTGCTCACCAACGACCCCGGCATGGGCGTGATCCGGCACGTCGACGCCGGCTACGACCGGGCGTCCGAGGTCGCCGCCGAGCGCGGCGTGCGCGTCCCCATGCACGAGCACGGCCCGGTGGCGGAGCGGTGA
- a CDS encoding helix-turn-helix domain-containing protein, whose amino-acid sequence MGDNGRTFGAFISLRRSTLGWTQLRLAAEVGRGEDWMSLVERDMQQVKDLTLLQRFADVLEVGLAELIALPQPAADRAGSRRRKPTSATLTSTSAAQEDDVRRRPFMALAAAALFAPAVGEPAAHAEAATSLGGLEDLLLYGTDRVPAPRREPTSATVAASLVASRREFKAARYDALAEALPGRIAAAQLLGTPEERGRNVAQLYNVAVRLCIKAGDNNLVAITADRALTSARVGGDPLVVAEAQRMVSSAWRRQGSLARATDIVVVAAEELLADTSVPEASRLATRGDLYATAAYTAAKSGDRSYAHALIREAVDSAAAAGRISGPAEGAQGVALHELSVHYELGDAGRAIELARTIDPTSLPTAERQARFFIDVARAFDQWGKPEPCFKALMAAEEAAPQEVRRGAVRDLASGLLRHDRKLPGVRDFAARAGVRII is encoded by the coding sequence GTGGGGGACAATGGCAGGACGTTCGGGGCGTTCATCTCGCTCAGGCGGTCGACGCTGGGGTGGACCCAGCTGCGGCTGGCCGCCGAGGTCGGTCGCGGTGAGGACTGGATGTCCCTGGTCGAGCGGGACATGCAGCAGGTCAAGGACCTGACGCTGCTCCAGCGCTTCGCCGACGTCCTGGAGGTCGGCCTCGCCGAGCTGATCGCCTTGCCGCAACCGGCTGCCGACCGGGCGGGATCACGCCGGCGCAAGCCCACCTCGGCTACGCTGACGAGCACTTCCGCTGCCCAGGAGGACGATGTGCGACGCCGCCCGTTCATGGCCCTGGCGGCTGCCGCCCTGTTCGCTCCGGCCGTGGGAGAACCGGCCGCGCACGCCGAGGCGGCGACGTCGCTGGGCGGGCTGGAGGACCTTCTCCTGTACGGGACGGACCGGGTGCCGGCCCCCCGTCGCGAGCCCACCTCGGCAACCGTGGCAGCCTCCCTGGTGGCGTCCCGCCGGGAGTTCAAGGCGGCTCGGTACGACGCCCTCGCCGAAGCCCTGCCCGGTCGGATCGCGGCTGCGCAGCTGCTCGGTACGCCCGAGGAACGCGGCCGCAACGTGGCCCAGCTCTACAACGTCGCCGTCCGGCTGTGCATCAAGGCCGGGGACAACAATCTGGTGGCCATCACCGCCGACCGGGCGCTGACCTCCGCCCGGGTCGGAGGGGATCCGCTGGTCGTCGCCGAGGCACAGCGCATGGTGTCCAGCGCCTGGCGGCGTCAGGGCAGCCTGGCGCGGGCGACCGACATCGTGGTGGTCGCGGCCGAGGAACTCCTCGCCGACACCTCCGTGCCGGAGGCCTCCCGCCTCGCCACCCGCGGCGACCTCTACGCCACCGCCGCCTACACCGCCGCGAAGAGCGGAGACCGCTCCTACGCGCACGCCCTGATCCGGGAAGCCGTCGACAGTGCCGCCGCCGCGGGCCGGATCTCCGGACCGGCCGAGGGCGCACAGGGCGTCGCCCTGCACGAGTTGTCGGTGCACTACGAGCTCGGTGACGCCGGCCGCGCGATCGAGCTGGCCCGCACGATCGATCCCACCTCGCTGCCGACCGCCGAGCGGCAGGCCCGGTTCTTCATCGACGTGGCCCGCGCGTTCGACCAGTGGGGCAAGCCCGAGCCGTGCTTCAAGGCCCTGATGGCCGCCGAGGAGGCCGCCCCGCAGGAGGTCCGCCGCGGCGCCGTCCGCGACCTCGCCTCCGGGTTGCTGCGGCACGACCGCAAGCTGCCGGGTGTCCGGGACTTCGCCGCCCGCGCAGGCGTGCGGATCATCTGA
- a CDS encoding UDP-N-acetylmuramate dehydrogenase, which translates to MDHPTLASMTTLRLGGPVANALRVPDPGDWAELVRTIADRQERAPLTLGHGSNVIASDAGHEGTVVAMNTRGITAERLDDTTVAVTVQAGHPLADLTGWAATEHLAGIECLAGIPGTVGAAPVQNAGAYGQQISDTLDRLTAWDWNAGRLRTLPARVCRLRHRDSRFKNAPGRWTVLTATFHLTRSPAAPLTYRPLADELGVDLGTRPPVAEVTAAVLANRHRRGLLLDPHGPDARQVGSVFLNPPVTAVEAARWSAAGCPVHTDSDGRLRAGADWLLEHVGYRPGCRIADGVHCSERRTLTLTAHDGATATAFVQALADLAARVGSTTGITLRPEPVLVGT; encoded by the coding sequence GTGGACCACCCCACGCTCGCGTCCATGACCACCCTCCGGCTCGGCGGGCCCGTCGCCAACGCCTTGCGCGTCCCTGACCCCGGCGACTGGGCCGAGTTGGTCCGCACGATCGCTGACCGCCAAGAGCGGGCTCCGCTCACGCTCGGCCACGGCAGCAACGTGATCGCCTCCGACGCCGGACACGAGGGCACCGTGGTCGCGATGAACACCCGGGGCATCACCGCCGAGCGGCTGGACGACACCACGGTGGCCGTGACCGTCCAGGCCGGGCACCCGCTCGCCGACCTCACCGGTTGGGCCGCCACCGAGCACCTCGCCGGGATCGAGTGCCTGGCCGGCATACCCGGCACCGTCGGCGCGGCGCCCGTCCAGAACGCCGGAGCCTACGGGCAGCAGATCTCCGACACCCTCGACCGCCTCACCGCCTGGGACTGGAACGCGGGCCGCCTACGGACCCTGCCCGCCCGGGTCTGCCGCCTGCGCCACCGCGACAGCCGGTTCAAGAACGCCCCCGGCCGCTGGACCGTCCTCACCGCGACGTTCCACCTCACCCGCTCACCCGCCGCCCCCCTCACCTACCGGCCGCTCGCCGACGAACTCGGCGTGGACCTGGGCACCCGCCCGCCGGTGGCCGAGGTGACCGCCGCCGTGCTCGCCAACCGCCACCGCCGAGGACTCCTCCTCGATCCCCACGGACCCGACGCGCGCCAGGTCGGATCGGTCTTCCTCAACCCGCCCGTCACCGCTGTCGAGGCCGCCCGCTGGTCAGCCGCGGGCTGCCCGGTCCACACCGACAGCGACGGGCGGCTGCGGGCCGGCGCCGACTGGCTGCTGGAACACGTCGGCTACCGCCCCGGCTGCAGGATCGCCGACGGTGTGCACTGCTCGGAGCGCCGGACCCTCACCCTCACCGCCCACGACGGAGCGACCGCGACGGCTTTCGTCCAAGCGCTCGCCGACCTCGCGGCGCGGGTCGGGAGCACCACCGGAATCACGCTCCGACCCGAACCGGTGCTGGTCGGCACATGA
- the hutH gene encoding histidine ammonia-lyase has protein sequence MHSVVVRVGKADVSAEDVLAVARGGARVEIGPDALAEMAAARARIDALAAEPRPVYGVSTGFGALAVRHISPELRAQLQRSLVRSHAAGMGPVVETEVVRALVFLRMKTLASGRTGVRPLVAETMAALLNAGITPAVREFGSLGCSGDLAPLSHCALALMGEGTAFGPDGVEKPAAELLAAAGIEPVELLEKEGLALINGTDGMLGMLVMALADLRRLYTTADVTAAMSLEALLGTDKVLAPELHAPIRPHPGQAASAANMLAVLRGSGLTGHHQDDAPRVQDAYSIRCAPQVAGAGRDTLAHAALVAERELAASVDNPVVLPDGRVESNGNFHGAPVGYVLDFLAIAAADLASIAERRTDRLLDKARSHGLPAFLADDPGVDSGLMIAQYTQAALVSENKRLAVPASVDSIPSSAMQEDHVSMGWSAARKLRRAVDNLGRVLAVELVAAARALEIREQAAEQPGALAPATAAAVAAARAAGVGGPGRDRFLSPDLEAAAALVASGALLEAVEQVTGPLA, from the coding sequence ATGCACAGTGTCGTCGTCCGGGTCGGCAAGGCCGACGTCAGCGCCGAGGACGTCCTCGCCGTCGCCCGCGGCGGGGCCCGGGTGGAGATCGGGCCGGACGCGCTCGCCGAGATGGCCGCGGCCCGGGCCCGGATCGACGCGCTGGCGGCCGAGCCGCGCCCGGTGTACGGGGTGTCGACCGGCTTCGGGGCGCTGGCGGTGCGGCACATCAGCCCGGAGCTGCGGGCCCAGCTGCAGCGCTCGCTGGTGCGCTCGCACGCGGCGGGCATGGGGCCGGTGGTGGAGACCGAGGTGGTCCGGGCCCTGGTGTTCCTGCGGATGAAGACGCTGGCCTCCGGCCGCACCGGCGTGCGCCCGCTGGTCGCCGAGACGATGGCCGCGCTGCTGAACGCGGGCATCACCCCGGCGGTGCGCGAGTTCGGCTCGCTGGGCTGCTCCGGCGACCTCGCGCCGCTCTCGCACTGCGCGCTGGCGCTGATGGGCGAGGGCACCGCGTTCGGCCCGGACGGGGTGGAGAAGCCCGCCGCCGAACTGCTGGCCGCCGCCGGGATCGAACCCGTCGAGCTGCTGGAGAAGGAGGGCCTGGCGCTGATCAACGGCACCGACGGCATGCTCGGCATGCTGGTGATGGCGCTGGCCGACCTGCGCCGGCTCTACACCACCGCCGACGTCACCGCCGCGATGAGCCTGGAGGCGCTGCTGGGCACCGACAAGGTGCTCGCCCCCGAACTGCACGCCCCGATCCGCCCGCACCCCGGGCAGGCCGCGTCCGCCGCCAACATGCTGGCGGTGCTGCGCGGCTCCGGCCTGACCGGCCACCACCAGGACGACGCGCCGCGGGTGCAGGACGCGTACTCGATCCGCTGCGCCCCGCAGGTCGCGGGCGCCGGCCGGGACACCCTGGCGCACGCCGCGCTGGTGGCCGAACGCGAGCTGGCCGCCTCGGTGGACAACCCGGTGGTGCTGCCCGACGGCCGGGTCGAGTCGAACGGCAACTTCCACGGCGCGCCCGTCGGCTACGTGCTGGACTTCCTGGCGATCGCCGCCGCCGACCTGGCCTCGATCGCCGAGCGGCGCACCGACCGGCTGCTCGACAAGGCCCGCTCGCACGGCCTGCCCGCCTTCCTGGCCGACGACCCGGGCGTCGACTCCGGCCTGATGATCGCCCAGTACACCCAGGCCGCGCTGGTCAGCGAGAACAAGCGGCTGGCGGTGCCCGCCTCGGTGGACTCCATCCCGTCCTCGGCGATGCAGGAGGACCACGTCTCGATGGGCTGGTCGGCGGCCCGCAAGCTGCGCCGCGCGGTGGACAACCTCGGCCGCGTCCTGGCCGTGGAACTCGTGGCCGCCGCACGGGCGTTGGAGATCCGGGAGCAGGCCGCCGAGCAGCCGGGCGCGCTCGCCCCGGCGACCGCCGCCGCCGTCGCCGCCGCCCGCGCGGCCGGGGTCGGCGGCCCGGGCCGCGACCGCTTCCTCTCCCCGGACCTGGAGGCCGCGGCCGCGCTGGTCGCCTCCGGCGCCCTGCTGGAGGCGGTGGAGCAGGTCACCGGACCGCTCGCCTGA
- a CDS encoding MurR/RpiR family transcriptional regulator, translating into MTALDETGTATGPSARLLHLFEGRRLTPTQRRIAHSLVRHATEAPFLSSVEVAELAGVSQPSVTRFAVALGYDGYPALRKQLRELGVGDPGAAESHDEVARNEHQQAVLAEIEHLRHLAELLADPAPIVRAARILAASRPLPVLGLRAASAQARGFSYFAGKVHPDIRLLDEGGSMLADRLEQIAAAGATALLCFALPRYPRELMDALAVARECGLTVLTVADSAFAPVAKLSDVLLPAAVGTGLVFDTACAPMMLGRVLLQTMCDELPGAEARLEAIEQSATARQLFLD; encoded by the coding sequence ATGACCGCCCTGGACGAGACCGGCACCGCCACCGGGCCCTCCGCCCGGCTGCTCCACCTCTTCGAAGGCCGCCGACTGACCCCCACCCAGCGCCGGATCGCCCACTCGCTGGTCCGGCACGCCACCGAGGCGCCGTTCCTGTCCAGCGTCGAGGTCGCCGAACTCGCGGGCGTCAGCCAGCCCTCGGTGACCAGGTTCGCGGTCGCGCTCGGCTACGACGGCTACCCGGCGCTGCGCAAGCAGCTGCGCGAGCTCGGCGTCGGCGACCCCGGCGCGGCCGAGAGCCACGACGAGGTGGCGCGCAACGAGCACCAGCAGGCCGTACTGGCCGAGATCGAGCACCTGCGGCACCTCGCCGAACTGCTCGCCGACCCGGCCCCGATCGTCCGGGCCGCCCGGATCCTGGCCGCCTCCCGCCCGCTGCCCGTGCTCGGCCTGCGGGCCGCCTCCGCGCAGGCCCGCGGCTTCTCGTACTTCGCCGGCAAGGTGCACCCCGACATCCGGCTGCTCGACGAGGGCGGCTCGATGCTCGCCGACCGGCTGGAGCAGATCGCTGCCGCCGGGGCCACCGCGCTGCTCTGCTTCGCCCTGCCGCGCTACCCGCGCGAGCTGATGGACGCCCTCGCGGTGGCCCGCGAGTGCGGCCTGACGGTGCTCACCGTCGCCGACTCGGCGTTCGCCCCCGTCGCCAAGCTCTCCGACGTGCTGCTGCCCGCGGCCGTCGGCACCGGCCTGGTCTTCGACACCGCCTGCGCGCCGATGATGCTGGGCCGCGTCCTGCTGCAGACCATGTGCGACGAACTCCCGGGCGCCGAAGCCCGGCTGGAGGCCATCGAGCAGTCCGCGACGGCGCGTCAACTCTTCCTGGACTGA
- a CDS encoding serine hydrolase, whose protein sequence is MTTTVPWTPAALADLRECLDLMTTDGTVPGGVVAHGTFDTAPGYLASGTVAPECGDVRPGPDTVYDVASLTKVLATWPLVGTSLLDGFTLDAPIRELLTGIPAEAPGGRVTARQILAHTSGLRADTRLDQYRHRAEPLAELICSEPLIADPGAGHRYINRGFILLGLALAHHRCRRLDELAAELWQDLGMTGTTYGPVPRSARVAPTEQRLPGGPRLWGMPHDDNAALLGGVAGHAGVFTTPADLATFATHLLSSYAADGPLGRWLAHSMQPQAGIEPGLDRGLAWILADEGRVAYHHGFTGTSLYLAPATGRYLAVCTNAVYHHQDHRTRLAPLRALALKAITDAP, encoded by the coding sequence ATGACCACCACCGTGCCGTGGACCCCGGCCGCGCTCGCCGACCTGCGCGAGTGCCTGGACCTGATGACCACAGACGGCACCGTACCCGGCGGCGTCGTCGCCCACGGCACCTTCGACACCGCTCCCGGCTACCTGGCCTCCGGCACCGTCGCGCCCGAGTGCGGAGACGTCCGGCCGGGGCCGGACACGGTGTACGACGTAGCTTCGCTGACGAAGGTGCTGGCCACCTGGCCGCTGGTCGGCACCTCTCTCTTGGACGGCTTCACCCTGGACGCCCCGATCCGCGAACTGCTGACCGGCATCCCGGCCGAGGCGCCCGGTGGGCGGGTGACGGCTCGTCAGATCCTCGCCCACACCTCCGGCCTGCGGGCCGACACCCGCCTCGACCAGTACCGGCACCGTGCCGAGCCACTGGCCGAACTAATCTGCTCGGAGCCGCTGATCGCCGACCCCGGAGCCGGACACCGCTACATCAACCGCGGCTTCATCCTCCTCGGCCTGGCCCTGGCCCACCACCGCTGCCGACGCCTGGACGAGTTGGCGGCCGAACTCTGGCAGGACCTCGGCATGACCGGCACGACCTACGGACCGGTGCCCCGCTCCGCCCGGGTCGCCCCGACCGAGCAGCGGCTGCCCGGCGGGCCCCGGCTGTGGGGCATGCCGCACGACGACAACGCCGCCCTGCTCGGCGGAGTCGCCGGCCACGCCGGGGTGTTCACCACCCCGGCCGACCTGGCCACTTTCGCCACCCACCTGCTGTCCTCGTACGCCGCCGACGGGCCGCTGGGCCGCTGGCTCGCCCACAGCATGCAGCCGCAGGCCGGGATCGAGCCGGGCCTCGACCGCGGCCTGGCCTGGATCCTCGCCGACGAGGGCAGGGTCGCCTACCACCACGGCTTCACCGGCACCAGCCTCTACCTCGCCCCGGCCACCGGCCGCTACCTGGCCGTCTGCACCAACGCCGTCTACCACCACCAGGACCACCGGACCCGCCTCGCCCCGCTGCGGGCCCTCGCCCTGAAGGCGATCACCGACGCACCCTAG